The following are from one region of the Ptychodera flava strain L36383 chromosome 15, AS_Pfla_20210202, whole genome shotgun sequence genome:
- the LOC139151185 gene encoding LOW QUALITY PROTEIN: cytochrome P450 1A1-like (The sequence of the model RefSeq protein was modified relative to this genomic sequence to represent the inferred CDS: inserted 1 base in 1 codon) yields the protein MLGITDRASPGLMATLYANITTFLLFVTLTLVLKTVWKYIYEENPQIRKLPGPWAMPLIGHFPRLGDSPHLTLTDLRQTYGDVFRIYLGNQPVVIVNGLKRIKEALGKQSSDFADRPDFDSFKGISDGVSLSFGRYGETWKAHRRIGENALKRYTSGNQLKNLEAKVTVEMQRLINTLTDNNNEDGHTSDPQDAARISTANIICSIAFGKGRVHSDEDIKTVVTLADRFNDSVGGFANPVDFMPWLRLLPNPKSKALADMQKQLSGWIKKRVHDHRATYQPNVQRDIMDNLLRVSQEMDPGEIERLGITEKRVLYTVQDIFGAGFDTLATCIHWALQYLVKNAHIQRDLQKELDEVIGRDRLPTLADRSKLPYTDAFVYEVLRHSTVAPFGLPHATVNDTKLAGXNIPKGTVVYFNLWSANHDPSKWPKPEQFRPERFLTPEGHFDRNAAADIATFSVGRRKCLGEYLAKLELFLLLAILIHQCEFKETSEGVAEGSRFGLSLRPRPFKVYVKRREIAS from the exons ATGCTGGGTATAACCGACCGCGCATCACCTGGACTGATGGCTACGCTATACGCCAACATCACCACTTTTCTTCTTTTTGTGACGTTGACGCTTGTCTTGAAGACGGTATGGAAGTACATCTACGAGGAAAACCCTCAAATCAGGAAACTACCAGGTCCCTGGGCCATGCCACTCATTGGACATTTTCCTCGCCTTGGCGACAGCCCGCACCTCACCCTGACAGACTTACGTCAAACGTACGGCGATGTCTTTCGAATTTACCTCGGCAATCAACCAGTGGTCATCGTCAACGGTTTAAAACGAATCAAGGAAGCCTTGGGGAAGCAGTCTTCTGATTTTGCCGACAGACCAGATTTCGATTCCTTCAAGGGAATTAGCGATGGAGTCAGCCTGTCCTTTGGTCGTTACGGCGAAACATGGAAAGCTCACCGCAGGATCGGAGAGAATGCCCTAAAGCGTTACACAAGCGGCAACCAACTGAAAAATCTCGAAGCGAAGGTGACAGTGGAGATGCAACGGTTGATAAATACACTCACAGACAACAACAATGAAGATGGGCATACCTCAGACCCGCAAGATGCCGCGAGAATATCAACTGCGAACATCATATGTTCGATAGCATTTGGCAAGGGGCGGGTCCACTCCGACGAAGACATTAAAACTGTCGTCACACTCGCTGATCGATTCAACGACAGTGTCGGCGGGTTTGCAAACCCCGTAGACTTCATGCCATGGCTCCGACTTTTGCCGAATCCCAAATCGAAGGCCCTGGCCGACATGCAAAAACAACTGTCCGGTTGGATAAAGAAACGAGTGCATGATCACCGTGCAACTTACCAACCGAATGTGCAACGCGACATCATGGACAATCTTCTCCGTGTCAGCCAGGAGATGGACCCGGGGGAGATCGAACGATTGGGAATCACCGAGAAACGAGTTCTATACACCGTGCAAGACATTTTTGGTGCCGGTTTCGACACTCTGGCAACGTGCATTCACTGGGCGTTACAATATCTCGTGAAAAACGCGCACATTCAGAGAGATCTTCAAAAGGAGTTAGATGAGGTTATCGGCAGAGATCGGCTCCCCACGTTGGCCGATCGAAGCAAGTTGCCGTATACAGATGCGTTCGTGTATGAGGTTTTGCGCCACAGTACTGTCGCTCCGTTTGGTCTTCCGCATGCGACTGTGAATGACACAAAATTGGCAG TTAATATTCCCAAAGGCACTGTCGTATACTTCAACCTGTGGTCGGCCAACCATGACCCATCCAAGTGGCCGAAGCCGGAGCAGTTTCGCCCGGAGAGGTTTTTGACACCCGAGGGACACTTTGACAGGAACGCTGCCGCTGATATCGCCACATTCTCGGTCGGGCGACGCAAGTGCCTCGGTGAATACCTGGCAAAACTAGAATTATTTCTTTTGCTTGCCATTTTAATTCACCAGTGTGAATTCAAAGAGACATCGGAAGGTGTGGCGGAAGGCAGTCGCTTTGGATTATCCCTGAGACCACGCCCGTTCAAAGTATACGTCAAGCGACGAGAAATTGCGAGTTAA